The following coding sequences are from one Paenibacillus sp. FSL R5-0912 window:
- a CDS encoding ABC transporter permease, translated as MKEKFARWNVLFMLYLKRDWKKIMIWILGLGLFSAGYVPAFEEIGKGQGLQGMYETLQNPAMISMVGPTPVDTAAGYTLGAMYAHEMLLFCGLFAMIIAALHVVSHTRKEEEYGLTELVRSFQVGRQANSFAVIAEVVCINIVLALLIGGVMTSFGADTISAEGSFLFGASIGIAGILGAVIALVMAQIMPTSSGATGSSLGIVGLLYIIRAGTDVSNVDFSMINPMGWTYLTYPFTDNNWVPLILAVAFSVIVLILAFALEGGRDMGAGYLPEREGREAAKKSLLSVPGLFMKLNKGIIISWLIAFVIMGAAYGSIYGDMQTFLSSNEMMSQMFTIAGVSIEASFTGTIMMVMIGMVSILPIAIVNKLFAEESRLHLSQIYSTKVTRAQLYWTSVIMAIIAGLVGVLLASAGLGGTAISAMGDSSSMNIVDFLAAGYNFLPSVLFFTGLAALTLGWAPKLGKAIYAYLGYSFALNYFGGILDLPEWFSSTAVQSWIPRMPVDKFDGVVFITMTVISMALMGLGYMGYRKRDMVEGA; from the coding sequence ATGAAAGAAAAATTTGCACGCTGGAATGTACTATTCATGCTATATCTGAAACGTGATTGGAAAAAAATAATGATCTGGATTCTAGGCCTGGGTTTATTTTCAGCAGGTTATGTTCCGGCGTTTGAAGAAATCGGCAAGGGGCAAGGTTTGCAGGGGATGTATGAGACCTTGCAGAATCCCGCCATGATCTCAATGGTTGGGCCGACACCGGTTGATACCGCAGCGGGTTATACCTTGGGTGCAATGTATGCGCACGAAATGTTGTTATTCTGTGGTTTGTTTGCGATGATTATAGCTGCTCTGCATGTTGTGAGCCATACCCGTAAAGAAGAAGAATACGGACTTACTGAACTGGTGCGCTCCTTTCAAGTAGGCCGTCAAGCCAATTCGTTTGCTGTCATTGCCGAAGTAGTGTGTATCAATATTGTATTGGCACTCCTTATTGGCGGGGTTATGACTAGCTTTGGTGCAGATACGATTTCGGCCGAAGGATCATTCCTGTTTGGCGCATCCATCGGGATCGCTGGTATTTTGGGAGCTGTGATTGCATTAGTTATGGCACAAATTATGCCCACCTCCTCCGGTGCAACGGGTTCATCGCTGGGAATTGTAGGTTTACTCTACATTATTCGTGCCGGTACGGATGTATCGAATGTTGATTTCTCAATGATCAATCCTATGGGTTGGACCTATCTGACTTATCCATTTACAGACAACAATTGGGTTCCCCTAATTCTGGCCGTAGCCTTCAGTGTCATTGTATTGATTCTTGCTTTTGCCCTTGAGGGCGGCCGGGATATGGGGGCTGGATATTTACCGGAAAGAGAAGGGCGTGAGGCAGCAAAAAAGTCATTGTTGTCCGTACCCGGCTTGTTTATGAAGCTTAACAAAGGCATTATCATTAGCTGGCTGATTGCCTTTGTAATTATGGGTGCCGCCTATGGTTCGATTTATGGAGATATGCAGACCTTCCTTAGTAGCAATGAAATGATGAGTCAAATGTTTACGATAGCAGGAGTTTCAATCGAAGCATCGTTTACTGGAACAATTATGATGGTAATGATTGGAATGGTTTCTATTTTACCCATTGCCATCGTTAATAAACTGTTTGCGGAAGAATCACGACTGCATTTGAGCCAGATATATTCAACCAAAGTGACCCGGGCTCAGCTCTATTGGACGAGTGTCATTATGGCAATTATTGCTGGATTAGTGGGCGTTCTGCTGGCTTCAGCCGGTCTTGGGGGCACAGCGATTTCTGCAATGGGTGACAGCTCATCCATGAATATAGTGGACTTCTTGGCTGCAGGCTATAACTTCCTGCCGTCTGTGTTGTTCTTTACCGGACTAGCAGCTTTGACTTTAGGCTGGGCACCAAAACTGGGCAAAGCTATTTATGCCTATCTTGGTTATTCTTTCGCCTTGAACTACTTTGGCGGGATTCTGGATTTACCGGAATGGTTCTCTAGTACAGCCGTTCAAAGTTGGATTCCGCGGATGCCGGTAGATAAGTTTGATGGAGTAGTCTTTATTACGATGACAGTGATTAGCATGGCCTTAATGGGATTGGGCTATATGGGATACCGCAAACGGGATATGGTTGAAGGGGCTTAA